One stretch of Croceibacterium atlanticum DNA includes these proteins:
- a CDS encoding nuclear transport factor 2 family protein, protein MSLRTILLPLALALVPAGVAAQETSLAVETAKVDDLISIREIKLLQARWGHMAMAGDWGGMAGLATEDAKWRVRRGEVQGRGGIEALLRASQGHGEDGMPAGRMNLRLYISPVITLGKDGQTATGRWHEVAMTAQAGTSAGWQGATHVIDYRKDAAGWRISSIRTYDHFKGSYADGWAHDPSTLERAPYHYTPDEAGELLPGRASASPRSRDVLERQATLLLLQGRAQNLVNAYGYYLDRGMYDDMVDLLADDVVIEIAGQGSWRGTQEARAFLSRFGAPGLDTGELNDRPLLMPMVNIAEDGSTALIRNVEIGMTGHHGDEGYWQAAMQTFLLRRDDDGKWRIAMIHRNPIMRSEYEAGWSDPLPAALPVDSAGQATGQTSLASVDFRTAGYAVPPLEGTLVIPPRSDARALEPIPGALAMAEAFDGAENVSNAYGYYIDQFAWRDTAALFSRDGWKELSYIGTFIGKDRVLGSLIQRYGEGGPNDAFQAIHQKTQPFVTVFDEGQRAFVRTRLFQFNSSADGPGSWISGIYENQVIKEDGIWRIHGMDLDYVWLGDYEGGWTEIDPAASSRFGPSEETIADFGPDAPLRGETFAPYPRIAPMGFHFDNPVTGRKPATRLTWSDGHRD, encoded by the coding sequence ATGAGTTTGCGGACTATCCTTCTGCCACTTGCGCTCGCGCTGGTTCCGGCTGGCGTTGCGGCACAGGAAACCAGCCTCGCCGTGGAGACCGCGAAGGTGGACGATCTGATCTCCATTCGCGAGATCAAGCTGCTGCAGGCGCGCTGGGGCCACATGGCCATGGCTGGCGACTGGGGCGGAATGGCCGGCTTGGCGACGGAGGACGCGAAATGGCGCGTCCGCCGGGGAGAGGTGCAGGGGCGCGGTGGGATCGAGGCATTGCTGCGCGCATCGCAGGGCCATGGCGAGGATGGAATGCCTGCCGGAAGGATGAACCTGCGGCTGTATATCAGCCCGGTCATCACTCTGGGCAAAGATGGCCAGACGGCAACGGGCCGCTGGCACGAAGTGGCGATGACTGCGCAGGCCGGGACTTCGGCGGGCTGGCAGGGTGCAACCCATGTGATCGATTACCGCAAGGATGCAGCCGGATGGCGTATTTCCTCGATCCGGACCTATGATCATTTCAAGGGCAGTTACGCGGATGGCTGGGCGCATGATCCGTCCACGCTTGAACGTGCGCCCTACCATTATACTCCCGACGAAGCCGGCGAGCTGTTGCCCGGGCGCGCCTCTGCTTCTCCGCGGTCAAGGGACGTGCTCGAAAGACAGGCAACGCTGCTGCTGCTGCAAGGACGTGCGCAGAACCTGGTAAACGCATACGGCTATTACCTGGACCGCGGCATGTATGATGACATGGTCGACCTGCTGGCCGATGATGTCGTTATCGAGATAGCCGGGCAGGGCAGCTGGCGTGGGACCCAGGAAGCGCGCGCTTTCCTTTCCCGTTTCGGCGCCCCCGGCCTCGACACTGGCGAGCTCAATGACCGGCCGCTGCTGATGCCGATGGTCAATATCGCAGAGGATGGTTCCACTGCCCTGATCCGCAATGTCGAGATCGGGATGACCGGGCATCATGGGGACGAAGGCTATTGGCAGGCCGCCATGCAGACTTTCCTGCTGCGTCGGGACGATGACGGGAAATGGCGCATCGCGATGATCCATCGCAACCCGATCATGCGATCCGAATATGAGGCAGGGTGGTCCGATCCTCTGCCGGCGGCGCTGCCGGTGGATTCCGCAGGGCAGGCGACCGGGCAGACAAGCCTTGCAAGTGTCGATTTCCGGACTGCGGGATATGCGGTGCCGCCGCTTGAAGGCACGCTCGTCATCCCTCCACGGTCGGATGCGCGGGCACTCGAACCGATCCCCGGCGCCCTTGCCATGGCGGAGGCGTTCGACGGGGCTGAAAACGTCTCCAACGCCTATGGTTATTATATCGATCAGTTCGCATGGCGCGATACCGCCGCGCTGTTCTCCCGCGATGGGTGGAAGGAACTGAGCTATATCGGAACCTTTATCGGCAAGGACCGCGTTCTCGGCTCGCTCATCCAGCGATATGGCGAGGGTGGACCGAATGATGCTTTCCAGGCGATCCACCAGAAAACACAGCCTTTCGTGACCGTGTTCGACGAGGGGCAGCGGGCATTCGTTCGCACGCGCCTGTTCCAGTTCAACAGTTCGGCGGATGGCCCGGGAAGCTGGATTTCCGGCATCTATGAAAACCAGGTCATCAAGGAAGATGGCATCTGGCGGATCCACGGCATGGATCTCGATTACGTGTGGCTGGGCGATTATGAAGGGGGCTGGACGGAGATCGACCCAGCTGCGTCCTCTCGCTTCGGGCCGTCCGAGGAAACCATTGCCGATTTCGGCCCCGATGCGCCGCTGCGCGGCGAAACATTCGCCCCCTATCCGCGCATCGCCCCGATGGGTTTCCATTTCGACAACCCCGTCACCGGGCGCAAACCGGCAACGCGCCTGACATGGTCCGACGGGCACCGAGACTGA
- a CDS encoding ABC transporter substrate-binding protein produces MSVRRKSFLAGIACLCALAACSTEPEGVPDPGPIAIYGNTQTFEIAPVLLAAEKYYPGEASVRMGSVANLVGEPPVPGFGEEGEADVATNAETQALRYSVEHPDLRILMTVTEGLYRVVARRSAGIESVADLKGKSVATIPQTSSGYFFKLMLEREGLSFDDIDAKPIVPLSGMTRALENGEVEAVVIWEPESENAAQVLGDDLIEFSGEGVYRELFNLNSTAGKLENPESRERIVRFIRAILDASEEIRRDPSHARELITASGEFDPQDVEDSWVHHNWLAAVPEDMLDVLVKQEQWLAERDDREPRSREELATLIDTSAYEEALALGSAE; encoded by the coding sequence TTGTCTGTCCGCCGGAAATCATTCCTTGCAGGCATCGCCTGTCTCTGCGCGCTTGCCGCCTGTTCGACCGAACCGGAAGGGGTGCCTGATCCGGGCCCCATCGCGATATATGGGAACACGCAGACTTTCGAGATCGCTCCCGTCCTGCTCGCAGCGGAAAAATATTATCCCGGTGAGGCGAGTGTCCGGATGGGCTCGGTCGCGAACCTGGTGGGGGAGCCCCCGGTGCCGGGCTTCGGCGAGGAGGGCGAGGCCGATGTCGCCACAAATGCCGAAACGCAGGCGCTGCGCTATTCGGTTGAACATCCCGACTTGCGGATTCTGATGACCGTGACCGAAGGGCTGTATCGCGTGGTGGCCCGCCGGTCGGCCGGGATCGAAAGCGTGGCGGATCTCAAGGGGAAGAGCGTTGCGACGATCCCCCAGACATCGTCCGGCTATTTCTTCAAATTGATGCTTGAGCGGGAAGGGCTGAGTTTCGACGATATCGACGCCAAGCCTATCGTTCCGCTTTCCGGCATGACCAGGGCGCTGGAGAATGGCGAAGTCGAAGCCGTGGTCATCTGGGAACCGGAAAGCGAGAATGCGGCGCAGGTCCTCGGCGATGATCTGATCGAGTTTTCGGGCGAGGGCGTATATCGGGAATTGTTCAATCTCAACTCCACCGCCGGCAAGCTGGAAAATCCCGAGAGCCGCGAAAGGATCGTGCGGTTTATTCGCGCGATCCTCGACGCTTCGGAGGAGATCCGGCGCGATCCCTCACATGCTCGTGAACTGATCACGGCTTCCGGTGAATTCGACCCGCAGGATGTGGAAGACAGCTGGGTCCATCACAATTGGCTCGCAGCCGTCCCGGAAGACATGCTCGACGTGCTGGTGAAGCAGGAACAATGGCTGGCAGAGCGCGATGACCGCGAACCGCGCAGCCGGGAGGAACTGGCGACGCTGATCGACACAAGCGCGTATGAAGAGGCATTGGCCCTGGGAAGCGCAGAATGA
- a CDS encoding TonB-dependent receptor: MRGALSRRCASLLAGCAYIAMPGLISAQEVTADAGEPIAEESAGPARIIVTAERRATDLQDTPLSIVAVTQETIESKGIEDLDDLATFTPNLNITGGRGSGGSNPQFSIRGVSGGGGATGERGVGLYLDGIYIPRTNGSVLRVLDIDRVEVLRGPQGTLFGRNSTGGAIRYFTKRPEPGVTEGYVRATIANMDRHDLVGALNVPVGDDAALRVQGAYLNQGGWVTRGTQELGKTTDYIGRADLRFEPTSDLTVDLGFLYSDSRSNGTPHVFEEFDMRPGLEGFWEGNYGDWLNDALKLDGQAPIAAYNDPRIVIDDFTAPGFCLIDDFDPDFDEQCEQFDNTEYWQASLNLAYDLSDNVSVSSISGISRLDNNSNLDWQYLGTERRLNEITSEVFYQELQLNASLFAGAVDLVVGGSYFHEKSFNDQEVVNRRGTSDTPRGGPNANIPQPNGNADLGLFHRSDTETTQTSDSYGLFASATWHITPDLNFTGGLRYAHDYKSYESTEFAHETFTPAPGTDRTTVNSDHNWDQVDWRASVDYHLTDTWMWYVTASKAYKAGSYGGLEIVDNIRGEDQSGEFLLPIAPEKVVNFETGMRIEAFDRRLRFNPTAFYMLWTNRQAARQAQCSGQVGCPEPPGFQIEIQNTGDVDIYGVELEAQVFLTNDFWLDGSAGYTGYDLKDPVANSGPNLFPGPPEFSFNVGATYIADLGFGELTFNANYAYTSDQPTHPTETGDSAYRLPAIDLVNARIRFEPDNAPVSISLFANNLLDNTYASYATRFGGGYWDRGGPLAIQIPESRPERTALFVVRGKPREVGLTLQYDF; encoded by the coding sequence ATGAGGGGGGCCTTATCCCGGCGCTGTGCGTCGTTGCTGGCCGGATGCGCATATATTGCCATGCCGGGGCTGATTTCAGCGCAGGAAGTGACGGCGGATGCCGGTGAACCGATTGCCGAAGAAAGCGCCGGTCCGGCAAGAATCATCGTCACTGCAGAACGCCGCGCGACCGATTTGCAGGATACACCACTATCCATCGTGGCCGTGACGCAGGAGACGATCGAGTCAAAAGGCATCGAGGATCTCGACGATCTGGCCACCTTCACGCCCAATCTGAACATCACCGGCGGCCGGGGCAGCGGCGGCTCCAACCCGCAATTTTCCATCCGCGGTGTTTCGGGAGGCGGCGGCGCGACTGGCGAACGCGGCGTAGGCCTTTATCTCGACGGCATTTACATTCCGCGCACCAATGGATCTGTCCTGCGCGTGCTCGACATCGATCGGGTGGAGGTTCTGCGCGGCCCGCAAGGGACGCTGTTCGGCCGCAATTCCACCGGCGGCGCGATCCGTTATTTCACCAAGAGGCCGGAACCGGGCGTCACCGAAGGCTATGTGCGCGCCACCATTGCCAATATGGACCGGCACGATCTGGTCGGGGCGCTCAATGTTCCCGTCGGGGATGACGCTGCGCTGCGTGTCCAGGGGGCCTATCTCAATCAGGGCGGCTGGGTCACTCGCGGCACACAGGAACTGGGGAAGACGACAGACTATATCGGCCGTGCCGATCTGCGCTTCGAACCGACAAGCGATCTCACCGTTGATCTCGGCTTCCTTTACTCGGACTCGCGCAGCAACGGCACGCCGCATGTCTTCGAGGAATTCGACATGCGGCCGGGGCTGGAAGGGTTCTGGGAAGGGAATTACGGCGACTGGCTGAACGATGCGCTCAAGCTCGACGGTCAGGCCCCGATCGCAGCCTACAACGACCCGCGCATCGTGATCGACGATTTTACCGCACCGGGCTTCTGCCTGATCGACGATTTCGATCCGGATTTCGACGAACAATGCGAGCAGTTCGATAACACCGAATACTGGCAGGCCTCGCTCAACCTGGCTTACGATCTGTCTGACAATGTGAGCGTCTCGAGTATTTCGGGAATTTCCAGGCTCGATAACAACAGCAATCTCGACTGGCAGTATCTCGGCACCGAAAGGCGGTTGAACGAGATCACTTCAGAGGTCTTCTATCAGGAACTGCAGCTGAACGCCTCGCTCTTCGCGGGCGCGGTCGACCTGGTCGTGGGGGGCAGCTATTTTCATGAGAAGTCGTTCAACGATCAGGAAGTCGTAAACCGCCGCGGCACCAGCGATACGCCGCGCGGCGGCCCGAACGCCAACATACCTCAGCCCAACGGAAACGCCGATCTGGGCCTGTTTCATCGCAGCGATACAGAAACCACCCAGACCTCCGATTCCTACGGCCTGTTTGCCAGCGCGACCTGGCACATCACGCCAGACCTGAATTTCACCGGCGGATTGCGATACGCCCATGATTACAAATCCTATGAATCCACAGAGTTCGCCCATGAGACGTTCACGCCGGCGCCAGGCACCGACCGAACCACGGTCAACAGCGATCATAATTGGGACCAGGTCGACTGGCGCGCATCGGTCGATTACCACCTGACCGACACCTGGATGTGGTACGTCACTGCCTCCAAGGCCTACAAGGCGGGTTCCTATGGCGGCCTGGAAATCGTCGACAACATTCGTGGAGAGGATCAGAGCGGTGAATTCCTGCTGCCGATCGCCCCGGAGAAGGTCGTCAATTTCGAGACGGGTATGCGCATCGAAGCCTTCGATCGCCGCCTGCGCTTCAACCCCACGGCATTCTACATGCTCTGGACCAATCGCCAGGCCGCGCGTCAGGCACAGTGCTCCGGTCAGGTCGGATGCCCCGAACCGCCGGGCTTCCAGATCGAAATTCAGAACACGGGCGATGTCGATATCTATGGGGTGGAACTGGAAGCACAGGTCTTCCTGACCAATGATTTCTGGCTGGACGGATCGGCCGGCTACACCGGCTACGATCTGAAAGACCCCGTGGCCAATAGCGGGCCCAACCTCTTCCCCGGACCGCCCGAATTCAGCTTCAATGTGGGCGCGACTTACATCGCCGATCTGGGCTTCGGCGAACTGACCTTCAACGCGAACTATGCCTATACCAGCGACCAGCCCACTCATCCGACTGAAACCGGAGATTCGGCATATCGCCTGCCGGCGATCGACCTCGTCAATGCCCGGATCCGGTTCGAGCCGGACAATGCACCCGTCTCGATCAGCCTGTTTGCCAACAATCTGCTCGATAATACCTATGCGAGCTACGCCACCCGTTTCGGCGGGGGCTACTGGGATCGAGGTGGGCCACTTGCCATCCAGATTCCGGAATCCCGGCCGGAGCGGACGGCGCTGTTCGTGGTGCGCGGCAAGCCGCGGGAAGTCGGGCTGACACTGCAATATGATTTCTAG
- a CDS encoding DUF6152 family protein: MNSKILRRLAAPVLMLAIASPIAAHHSFAMFDQRQIMTIEGDVIEFQWTNPHAFIELEAGDGRHWSIELNSPNNLKRQGWNRVSLRSGEHISLRMNPLRNGKPGGLFLDLRKADGTVLDSGLPKNGQPVNVPQI, from the coding sequence ATGAACAGTAAGATCCTGCGGCGCCTGGCCGCGCCTGTGCTGATGCTGGCGATTGCATCGCCCATTGCCGCCCATCACAGCTTCGCCATGTTCGACCAGCGCCAGATCATGACGATCGAAGGCGATGTCATCGAATTCCAGTGGACCAATCCGCACGCCTTCATCGAACTGGAAGCAGGCGATGGCCGGCACTGGAGCATCGAACTGAACAGCCCAAACAATCTCAAGCGGCAAGGCTGGAACCGGGTTTCGCTGCGCAGCGGGGAACACATAAGCCTGCGCATGAACCCGTTGCGCAACGGCAAGCCGGGCGGCCTGTTCCTCGATCTGCGCAAGGCTGACGGCACTGTGCTCGATTCCGGCCTGCCCAAGAACGGGCAGCCCGTGAACGTCCCCCAAATCTGA
- a CDS encoding DUF6152 family protein, which produces MTRLGVLIAGAALGLMPLAGGTALAHHSYSMFDMKKTVVLDATVEQFRWSNPHAFIRVRVPTDQGTELWSIEMTSPNNLIQEGWTRRTLKTGDRVQLYVHPLRNGALGASYAGVKLADGSTLGEVD; this is translated from the coding sequence ATGACCCGCTTGGGAGTTCTGATAGCCGGTGCGGCGCTTGGCCTGATGCCGCTCGCCGGGGGTACGGCGCTGGCCCATCACAGCTATTCGATGTTCGACATGAAAAAGACCGTGGTGCTGGACGCGACGGTGGAGCAATTCCGCTGGTCCAATCCCCATGCCTTCATCCGGGTGCGGGTGCCGACCGATCAGGGGACGGAGCTGTGGTCCATCGAGATGACCAGCCCCAATAATCTGATCCAGGAAGGCTGGACGCGGCGCACGCTCAAGACCGGCGACCGGGTGCAGCTTTACGTCCACCCGCTGCGCAATGGCGCATTGGGCGCCAGCTATGCCGGGGTGAAGCTGGCCGATGGCAGCACGCTGGGCGAGGTAGATTGA
- a CDS encoding MarR family winged helix-turn-helix transcriptional regulator, which produces MMNNRGDTEAGDDPRIPDPLRSGQRTGPLARLLSMRMVVLFGFMRRSGVRTRQHLFDISETEWRILSQLGPFAPLSLNGLAELLAKDRGQLSRSVKSLVQRDLVTRRRKPGGPEIELGLTDKGKTLFDDMTELAIERDRRLTENIDPDDLAAAMRVVEQMILHAEKMLEENSETGEGAHPPAK; this is translated from the coding sequence ATGATGAACAATCGCGGCGACACAGAAGCAGGGGATGATCCGCGCATTCCCGACCCTTTGCGTTCCGGGCAGAGAACAGGTCCCCTTGCCCGCCTGCTCAGCATGCGAATGGTCGTGCTGTTCGGCTTCATGCGCCGTTCCGGTGTGCGGACACGGCAGCATCTGTTCGATATTTCGGAAACCGAATGGCGTATCCTGTCGCAATTGGGCCCCTTCGCACCGCTTTCACTGAACGGATTGGCCGAACTGCTTGCAAAGGACCGCGGCCAGCTTAGCCGGTCTGTCAAATCGCTTGTCCAGCGCGATCTGGTTACGCGGCGGCGCAAACCCGGCGGGCCAGAGATCGAATTGGGTCTGACTGACAAAGGCAAGACGCTGTTCGATGACATGACCGAACTTGCAATAGAACGGGACCGCCGCCTGACCGAGAATATCGATCCCGATGATCTGGCGGCAGCCATGCGCGTGGTGGAGCAAATGATCCTGCACGCCGAAAAGATGCTCGAAGAAAACAGCGAAACGGGGGAAGGCGCGCACCCACCGGCTAAATGA
- a CDS encoding DUF6692 family protein: MRRLSPLACALLAIAILTACNSNSAPGNDREAQIDPAPTPAPRMGAAEALSGIVVEAVQPETMTDADIAAVRGLEGRCSIRLTQVSEPSFLYRPGGPATIKLNGKLIELSAAGEQRFAAGGLTVQLRPVEGEGNAGLPEHDMIVMLPGVKDELGFRGYRQCVGTGEDDG, from the coding sequence ATGAGGCGCCTGTCTCCCCTCGCTTGCGCACTCCTTGCAATCGCAATACTCACCGCATGCAATTCGAACAGCGCGCCGGGCAATGATCGCGAGGCGCAGATCGATCCCGCACCCACGCCGGCCCCGCGCATGGGCGCGGCGGAAGCGCTGTCCGGGATCGTCGTGGAGGCGGTGCAGCCCGAGACGATGACCGATGCCGACATCGCCGCTGTGCGCGGGCTGGAGGGACGCTGCTCGATCCGCCTGACTCAGGTGAGCGAGCCATCCTTCCTCTACCGCCCCGGCGGGCCGGCCACGATCAAGCTAAACGGCAAGCTGATCGAACTGTCCGCCGCGGGTGAGCAGCGGTTCGCCGCTGGCGGCCTCACCGTTCAGCTGCGGCCCGTAGAAGGCGAAGGGAACGCCGGCTTGCCCGAGCACGACATGATCGTGATGCTCCCCGGCGTGAAGGACGAGCTCGGCTTCCGCGGCTATCGCCAGTGTGTCGGCACCGGAGAGGATGACGGGTGA
- a CDS encoding heavy metal translocating P-type ATPase — protein MGQDHHHCSHAAPDAVQGDIATDPVCGMSVTIAGAKHTAEHRGEPYYFCSAGCREKFVADPSHYLTGVHRKAQADVPEGTIYTCPMHPEVRQIGPGSCPICGMALEPETVSLRDGPDPELTDMRRRFWWSALFTVPLFLYAMGDMVPGLSLNALVEPAWAQWLQAGLATPVVLWGGWPFFVRAAQSLLTRNLNMFTLIGFGVATAYLFSLAATIAPGLFPPAFRDHSGRVGVYFEAAAVITTLVLLGQVLELRARGATSSALRSLLELVPPAALKIFGSGEEREVPLDQLAEGDRLRVRPGDKVPVDGVVEEGSSHIDESMISGEPLPVAKNAGDRVIGGTVNQAGGFVMRADAIGKDTMLAKIVQMVAEAQRSRAPIQRLADRVAGWFVPLVIAVALITFAAWAVWGPPPALAYALVNAIAVLIIACPCALGLATPMSIMIGTGKGAHHGILIRNAEALETLESIDTLVVDKTGTLTLGKPELVAVSSMGDAAEDELLALAAAVERGSEHPLGAAIVDGAEARALSVEAATNFASTTGEGIEADVAGRRVAIGNEKMMRRIGIADEAWLASAEDGRRQGQTVMFAAIDGQPAGLLAVADPIKSTTPQAIEALHRRGIRIVMLTGDSLATARAVAGQLGIDEIEANVSPEDKHRKIEALKAEGRKVAMAGDGINDAPALAAADVGIAMGTGTDVAMESAGVTLLRGDLLGVAQAITLSRATMRNIRQNLVFAFGYNTLGIPLAAGALFPALGLLLNPMIAAAAMSLSSVSVIVNALRLRRVALG, from the coding sequence ATGGGCCAAGATCACCACCACTGCAGCCACGCCGCACCCGACGCGGTTCAAGGCGACATCGCGACCGATCCGGTCTGCGGGATGAGCGTGACCATCGCGGGTGCCAAACACACAGCCGAGCATCGCGGCGAACCGTATTATTTCTGCTCCGCCGGATGCCGTGAGAAGTTCGTCGCCGATCCCTCCCACTACCTCACAGGCGTGCATAGAAAGGCGCAGGCGGATGTGCCCGAAGGCACCATCTACACCTGCCCGATGCACCCGGAGGTGCGCCAGATCGGCCCCGGCAGCTGCCCGATCTGCGGCATGGCCCTGGAGCCGGAGACCGTCTCGCTCCGTGATGGTCCGGATCCCGAGCTGACCGACATGCGCCGGCGCTTCTGGTGGAGCGCGCTCTTCACCGTCCCGCTGTTCCTCTACGCAATGGGCGACATGGTGCCGGGGCTCAGTCTCAACGCGCTGGTCGAGCCGGCCTGGGCCCAGTGGCTGCAGGCCGGGCTGGCAACGCCGGTCGTGCTGTGGGGCGGCTGGCCGTTCTTCGTGCGCGCCGCGCAATCGCTCCTGACGCGCAACCTCAACATGTTCACGCTGATCGGCTTCGGCGTCGCTACCGCCTATCTGTTCAGCCTCGCCGCGACCATCGCGCCCGGCCTGTTCCCGCCGGCCTTCCGCGACCATTCGGGTCGCGTCGGCGTCTATTTCGAGGCCGCGGCGGTCATCACCACGCTCGTCCTGCTCGGGCAGGTGCTGGAGCTGCGCGCGCGGGGCGCCACCTCCAGCGCGCTCCGCTCGCTGCTGGAGCTCGTCCCGCCCGCCGCGCTCAAGATCTTCGGCTCGGGGGAGGAGCGCGAGGTGCCACTCGACCAGTTGGCCGAAGGCGATCGCCTGCGCGTGCGGCCCGGCGATAAGGTGCCGGTCGATGGCGTGGTCGAGGAAGGCTCCAGCCATATCGATGAATCGATGATCAGCGGCGAACCGCTGCCCGTCGCCAAGAATGCCGGCGACCGGGTGATCGGCGGCACCGTCAACCAGGCCGGCGGCTTCGTCATGCGCGCGGACGCGATCGGCAAGGACACGATGCTCGCCAAGATCGTGCAGATGGTGGCAGAGGCGCAGCGCAGCCGCGCGCCGATCCAGCGCCTCGCCGACAGAGTGGCGGGCTGGTTCGTGCCGCTCGTCATCGCCGTCGCCCTCATTACCTTCGCCGCCTGGGCGGTCTGGGGGCCGCCACCCGCGCTCGCCTATGCGCTGGTCAACGCCATCGCGGTGCTCATCATCGCCTGCCCCTGCGCGCTCGGCCTCGCTACGCCGATGTCGATCATGATCGGCACTGGCAAGGGCGCGCATCATGGCATTCTCATCCGCAATGCCGAGGCGCTCGAGACGCTGGAAAGCATCGACACCCTGGTGGTGGACAAGACGGGCACGCTGACGCTTGGCAAGCCGGAGCTGGTGGCGGTCTCTTCGATGGGCGATGCAGCGGAGGACGAGCTCCTTGCCCTCGCCGCTGCGGTGGAGCGGGGCAGCGAGCATCCGCTCGGCGCCGCCATCGTGGACGGGGCAGAGGCGCGGGCCCTCTCTGTGGAAGCAGCGACGAACTTTGCCTCCACCACCGGCGAGGGCATCGAGGCCGATGTGGCCGGCCGCCGTGTCGCTATCGGCAACGAGAAGATGATGCGCCGCATCGGCATCGCAGACGAGGCATGGCTCGCTTCTGCCGAGGACGGGCGCCGCCAGGGGCAGACGGTGATGTTCGCCGCCATCGACGGCCAGCCCGCCGGGTTGCTCGCCGTCGCCGATCCCATCAAGTCGACCACTCCGCAGGCGATCGAAGCGCTGCACCGGCGCGGCATCCGCATCGTCATGCTCACCGGCGACAGCCTGGCGACCGCCCGGGCCGTCGCAGGCCAGCTCGGCATCGACGAGATCGAGGCCAACGTCTCGCCAGAGGACAAGCACCGCAAGATAGAGGCGCTGAAGGCGGAAGGACGCAAAGTCGCCATGGCGGGTGACGGTATCAACGACGCACCCGCACTCGCCGCCGCCGATGTCGGCATCGCCATGGGCACCGGCACCGACGTGGCGATGGAAAGCGCCGGCGTCACGCTGCTGCGCGGCGACCTTCTCGGTGTCGCGCAAGCGATCACGCTCTCTCGCGCGACGATGCGCAACATCCGGCAGAACCTCGTCTTTGCCTTCGGCTACAACACGCTCGGCATCCCGCTCGCCGCCGGCGCGCTGTTCCCGGCCCTGGGCCTACTGCTGAACCCGATGATCGCGGCAGCCGCGATGAGCCTCAGCTCGGTGTCCGTCATCGTGAATGCCTTGCGTCTGCGGCGGGTCGCACTCGGCTGA
- a CDS encoding copper resistance protein B: MRALLLATAALIAHPAAAQDHSGHAQHVEPAEPQEEPQATEQGSMEHMDHQATEHAQAESGAVDHNQMDHARMNHGAMDHSTMGHAQMNHGAPAQPPPSSGPPPRALEGPEHAADAIYGTAVMAPARQDLARGHGEFTGGTVMLDRLEARLGDGGDLYLWDVQGWYGGDIDRLWVKGEGESAFGGNVEAAEVQALWSHAIGPWFDVQAGIRYDLEPDSRAHAVLGLQGLAPYMFEVDAAAFLSDRGDLTARIEAEYDQRITQRLILQPRAELSLAAQDIAERGIGAGISSVEAGLRLRYEIVREFAPYIGIGYEAKLGETADRARAAGEDSDRLALLLGVKAWF, encoded by the coding sequence ATGCGCGCCCTGCTTCTCGCCACGGCTGCGCTCATCGCCCACCCGGCGGCGGCGCAGGACCATTCCGGCCATGCGCAGCATGTCGAGCCCGCTGAGCCGCAGGAGGAGCCCCAGGCAACTGAGCAGGGCTCGATGGAGCACATGGATCATCAGGCAACGGAGCATGCGCAGGCCGAGAGTGGTGCCGTGGACCATAATCAAATGGATCATGCCCGGATGAACCACGGCGCGATGGACCACTCGACCATGGGCCACGCGCAAATGAACCACGGCGCCCCCGCACAACCTCCGCCTTCCTCCGGCCCGCCGCCGCGCGCCCTGGAGGGGCCGGAGCACGCCGCCGACGCGATCTACGGCACCGCCGTCATGGCTCCCGCCCGGCAGGACCTCGCGCGCGGGCACGGCGAGTTCACCGGCGGTACCGTCATGCTCGACCGGCTGGAGGCGCGGCTCGGAGACGGCGGGGACCTGTACCTGTGGGATGTGCAGGGCTGGTACGGCGGCGACATTGACCGGCTGTGGGTCAAGGGCGAGGGCGAGAGCGCGTTCGGCGGGAATGTCGAAGCGGCCGAGGTGCAGGCGCTATGGAGTCACGCGATCGGCCCCTGGTTCGACGTGCAGGCCGGCATTCGCTACGATCTCGAGCCCGACAGCCGCGCCCATGCGGTGCTAGGGCTGCAGGGTCTCGCGCCCTACATGTTCGAAGTGGACGCAGCCGCCTTCCTTTCCGATCGAGGCGATCTCACCGCGCGGATCGAGGCGGAATACGACCAACGCATCACCCAGCGGCTGATCCTCCAGCCCCGTGCGGAACTCTCGCTGGCGGCGCAGGACATCGCCGAGCGCGGCATCGGCGCCGGCATCAGCTCGGTCGAGGCGGGCCTGCGCCTGCGCTACGAAATCGTCCGCGAGTTCGCTCCATACATCGGCATCGGCTATGAGGCGAAGCTGGGCGAGACGGCCGACCGCGCGCGCGCCGCCGGCGAAGACTCTGACCGCCTCGCCCTGCTGCTCGGCGTGAAGGCGTGGTTCTGA